The following DNA comes from Nicotiana sylvestris chromosome 10, ASM39365v2, whole genome shotgun sequence.
GGTGCAATTTTCCTTCCTTAAGTAGTTGAAATGGAAAGATATGCTCTATAAACTTGACATCCCTGCTTACAAAGAAAAAGTTAGTTAAAATATTATACAGTGTGTATCCCTTCTGGGATAATGAATATCTCATAAACATAGCTCCAACTGATCTGGCTGCAAACTTATCCTTTTCTCCCACAACCTTAGCAAAGTATAGACACCCTATAGTTCTAAGGTGCTTTAAAGATGGTACTCTTCCATACAACATCTCAAAAGATGATTTTCCTGACAACACTGATAGAGACAACCTGTTTATGACATAAATGGTTGTCTGCATACATTTCCCCCAAAATTTGAGAGGCAAATGACCTTGCAATCTAATGGCCCTGGCCACTTCCAATATGTGTCTTTGTTTCCTCTCTACTACCCCATTTTGTTGTGGGGTGTGAACACATGAACTCTGGTGAATCATTCCATACGATTGAAACAAACAGTGGCATTCATAATTGAAAAACTCAGATCCATTGTCACTTCTTATTACTTTCACAGTCACAACAAATTGAGTCTTTATTAAGGCTAAAAATTGTCTCAAACATACAACCACATCACTCTTGAGCCTTAGTAAGTAAATCCATGTCAGTCTGCTGCAATCATCTACTATAGTAAGGAAAAATCTATGTCCACTATGAGTTTGTACTCTATACGGACCCCAGACATCTATATGAATGAATTGAAATGGTTTATCTAATCTACTTATACTCTTAGGGAATGACAATCTGTCTTGTCTAGCTAAAGTACAGATTGTGCATTCCTTTATTTCATCACTACTAGTTTTGAACTTCATGTTTGGAATTTGTCTCACTACTCTATTTGGAGCATGTCCAAGTCTTCCATGCCACACCTTTAAGTCCTCCTCCTGCATAGTCGATTTCTGAAGATGTACATTTGCATCCTTGGCTTCAAGTTTCTGATGCTGCAAGTTGTACAAACCTTCTAGTTCCTTACCAATCCCCTTCACCTTCCCACTGTGACGGTCCTGCATTATCCAGAAGTTAGGATAAAAGGATATAAAACATCTTAAATCCATTGTGAGATTGGACACAGACAAGAGATTATATTTAAAATTTGGAACATATAAAACATTCTCAACAGTACTATTTTTACCAATTCTACTCTCTCCAGTACATTCAACATCAAGTGAAGTTCCATCACGTAAATATACCTTTGGTGCATTGCCTATGATATATGTGTTTATCTTGTCAAGTAGCTCTCTGGTGTGAACCATGTGGTTGGTTGCACCAGAGTCTACTATCCAATTCTCATCTTTAACCTTTTCATTTGTAACAAAGATCTTAGATGTACCTGCAAAGCTTGCATTTTCACCTGGCCCTGTACTGATCAACTTCAATATTTGGTCATATTGCTCTTAAGTAAACATGATTGGCCTTCCTCCTTGTGCTACATTTGTAGCAGATGTGTTGATCACTTGTTGTTCCTCCTGTGTAGTTGCATTGGTCATCTGATTTGTCATTGATTGTTGTTCCTCATGCATGGTTGCATTGGCCATATGTCATTGAAGAAAACCTGTTGTCTTCTTCCTCATTTTGAAATCAGCTGGATAACCATGCAGCTTGAAGCAAGTGTCTCTTGTGTGTCCTTTATAGTTGTAGTAATCACAGAATAAATTTCCTCTTCTAGGCTTATAATTGTTCCCTGAATTCATGCCTTTGTTGGTGAATAGTGTTGTTCCATCTCCAATGTCTATAGACTGGGAGAACTTTCCCAAAGCTCTTTGGCTTTCTTCAGAAACTATCATGGAGTATGCTTTGTTAACTGCAGGAACATGGCTCATCATCAATATCTGACTCCTAGGTTGGCTATATGTTTCATTTAGCTCCATAAGGAACTGCAGCAGCCTTTGATACTCAAAATGTTCAAAATAACTCTTAGATTCTGGGCAGTCACACCTAGGGCAGGGCATCAAGGCATCATATTCCTCCCAGAGGTCTGTCAATTTGGAGAAATATGTAGAAACTGATGAAATTCCATGCGATAAAGTTGCAATTTCCTTGTGCAGGAAGAATATGCGAGATCCATGTACCTTATCATACTTATCCTTCAAATCAGTCCAGACTTTGTGTGCACTGGATTTGTAGACAATTCCACTAAGTAATTCTGTGCTCACAACATTTATAATCCATGACAGAACTATTGCATTACACTTCTCTCAAAGCTCATGCAAGGATCGATCAAACTTATCCTTAGTACATCGTCCATCAACAAATCCTAGCTTAATCTTACCAATTAGACCTATTTTCATAGATCTACTCCACAATGCATAGTTTTCAGATCCAGTTAGTTGAATAGAGATCAAGGAACTACCTGGAGTATCATATAGCTGTAAATATAATGGATGATGATAATCTATGTTCGTTGCTGTGCTTGTTCCAGTTGAGGTTTCTTCTCCATTCGCCATTGCCAACAGATTCAGCTGATTTTACTCTCAGATTCAAGGAATTATAGATTCGCAAATCGCAAATCAA
Coding sequences within:
- the LOC138879154 gene encoding uncharacterized protein, which encodes MANGEETSTGTSTATNIDYHHPLYLQLYDTPGSSLISIQLTGSENYALWSRSMKIGLIELLSGIVYKSSAHKVWTDLKDKYDKVHGSRIFFLHKEIATLSHGISSVSTYFSKLTDLWEEYDALMPCPRCDCPESKSYFEHFEYQRLLQFLMELNETYSQPRSQILMMSHVPAVNKAYSMIVSEESQRALGKFSQSIDIGDGTTLFTNKGMNSGNNYKPRRGNLFCDYYNYKGHTRDTCFKLHGYPADFKMRKKTTGFLQ